In Streptomyces sp. NBC_00448, the following are encoded in one genomic region:
- a CDS encoding GntR family transcriptional regulator, with translation MPETEQETETELELEPDRAPHPPAATLAERNALVRDRKPHGNRMRPAWHRMRPVPPSPGRRESARVHEVRRLRDMIRTTIQRDGYPGGLLPYESELMAGHGMSRATVREALAMLRADGLIERTQGVGTHVVTATVTTGLAEAHGAVRPTANGLFDRRMRPRVLDRSRIPVPGTVAERLGVPLGTPCLRLEYVGLLDEEPLLVATNYALYPEAERLGDSPFVSDWYALMAAAGADFGQSEFVIGSELADPLTADMLGLRPGAPLLAMEQVIYDPDGRPFDVAFIYTRSDRMRFMSRAVVDTPPPAGA, from the coding sequence ATGCCGGAGACGGAGCAGGAGACGGAGACGGAGCTGGAACTGGAGCCGGACCGCGCACCGCACCCGCCGGCCGCGACGCTCGCCGAGCGCAACGCGCTCGTGCGGGACCGGAAACCCCACGGCAACCGGATGCGGCCAGCATGGCACCGGATGAGACCTGTACCGCCCTCCCCCGGCCGCCGCGAGAGCGCGCGCGTCCACGAGGTGCGCCGGCTGCGGGACATGATCAGGACCACCATCCAGCGCGACGGCTACCCCGGCGGCCTGCTCCCGTACGAGTCCGAGCTGATGGCCGGCCACGGGATGTCCCGGGCCACCGTCCGGGAGGCGCTGGCCATGCTGCGCGCCGACGGTCTGATCGAGCGCACCCAGGGCGTCGGCACCCACGTGGTGACCGCCACCGTGACCACCGGCCTGGCCGAGGCGCACGGCGCGGTACGGCCCACCGCCAACGGTCTCTTCGACCGGCGGATGCGCCCGCGGGTGCTGGACCGCAGCCGGATTCCGGTGCCCGGCACGGTCGCCGAACGCCTCGGCGTCCCGCTCGGCACCCCCTGCCTGCGCCTGGAGTACGTCGGCCTGCTCGACGAGGAACCGCTGCTCGTCGCCACCAACTACGCCCTCTACCCGGAGGCGGAGCGGCTGGGCGACAGCCCGTTCGTCTCGGACTGGTACGCCCTGATGGCGGCGGCCGGCGCGGACTTCGGACAGTCCGAGTTCGTGATCGGCTCCGAACTGGCCGACCCGCTCACCGCCGACATGCTGGGCCTGCGCCCGGGAGCACCGCTGCTCGCGATGGAGCAGGTCATCTACGACCCGGACGGGCGGCCGTTCGACGTGGCGTTCATCTACACCCGCAGCGACCGGATGCGGTTCATGTCCAGGGCCGTGGTGGACACTCCGCCGCCGGCCGGCGCCTGA
- a CDS encoding purine-cytosine permease family protein — protein MGLADNPEMEDYSLRFTPAAFRKWSPWMVFLSCLVGISAMAGYALDAAFVDAYGFGNALVGFLVAAAVTVPLTLVLAFAIARKHVDIDLLTRGSGFGYLGSTLTSLVYATYTLIFLAYEGAIMAQAVTALTHLDIHLSYVLVAAVMIPLTLYGMTFSSKFQAWTWPLWVALIGLAVGAAITSPDAGHHMTSPATVSASGAAGIGVLAVFTIAAAQLSLATQIGEQGDYLRLMKDPEPGRERGWRLAVIFGGPGMSLFAVAIFFASTLLVGYAGTKADASVVAVPVDLFTVVFERVTGGHTSALVLAGSLVLLSQLKINIMNTYSGSLSWSNFFSRLLHRHPGRAAWVFLQVGLALVLMELDIFHHIVTVLTWYANIGVAWITAMFSDLVINKRWLRLSPPQLVFHRAHLYNVNPVGFGSMLIAAAVSMTASYKVFGPTAAALAPFLSVGLALVLPPLIAAGTRGRWYIARLSELPAGAEELPCAVCGGDYDVSDLATCPFHRGTICSLCCSTEGACHDRCKPNAWRPPAGATMLGMPAMPVLVARGGDDPAAVGAHAGGPAAVEEAQA, from the coding sequence ATGGGCCTGGCCGACAACCCGGAGATGGAAGACTACTCGCTACGTTTCACCCCCGCGGCCTTCCGCAAGTGGTCGCCGTGGATGGTGTTCCTGTCCTGCCTGGTGGGCATCTCGGCCATGGCGGGGTACGCCCTGGACGCGGCCTTCGTCGACGCGTACGGCTTCGGCAACGCGCTGGTCGGCTTCCTGGTGGCCGCGGCGGTGACGGTGCCGCTGACCTTGGTGCTGGCCTTCGCCATCGCCCGCAAGCACGTGGACATCGACCTGCTGACCCGCGGTTCGGGCTTCGGCTACCTCGGCTCGACCCTCACCTCGCTGGTGTACGCGACGTACACGCTGATCTTCCTCGCCTACGAGGGCGCCATCATGGCGCAGGCGGTCACCGCGCTGACCCACCTCGACATCCACCTGTCGTACGTGCTCGTGGCCGCGGTGATGATCCCGCTGACGCTGTACGGGATGACGTTCAGCTCCAAGTTCCAGGCGTGGACCTGGCCGTTGTGGGTGGCGCTGATCGGCCTGGCGGTGGGGGCGGCGATCACCTCGCCGGACGCCGGGCACCACATGACCTCGCCGGCCACCGTGTCGGCGTCGGGGGCGGCCGGGATCGGCGTGCTGGCGGTCTTCACCATCGCGGCCGCGCAGCTGTCGCTGGCCACCCAGATCGGTGAACAGGGCGACTACCTGCGGCTGATGAAGGACCCGGAGCCGGGCCGGGAGCGCGGCTGGCGGCTCGCGGTGATCTTCGGCGGACCGGGCATGTCGCTGTTCGCGGTGGCCATCTTCTTCGCCTCCACGCTGCTGGTCGGCTACGCCGGCACCAAGGCCGACGCGAGCGTGGTCGCGGTGCCGGTGGACCTGTTCACGGTGGTCTTCGAGCGGGTGACCGGCGGCCACACCTCGGCGCTGGTGCTGGCCGGCAGCCTGGTGCTGCTCTCCCAGCTCAAGATCAACATCATGAACACCTACTCGGGTTCGCTGTCCTGGTCGAACTTCTTCTCCCGGCTGCTGCACCGCCACCCCGGCCGCGCCGCCTGGGTCTTCCTCCAGGTCGGCCTGGCGCTGGTGCTGATGGAGCTGGACATCTTCCACCACATCGTCACGGTGCTGACCTGGTACGCCAACATCGGCGTCGCCTGGATCACCGCGATGTTCAGCGACCTGGTGATCAACAAGCGCTGGCTGCGGCTGAGTCCGCCGCAGCTCGTCTTCCACCGGGCGCACCTGTACAACGTCAACCCGGTGGGCTTCGGCTCGATGCTGATCGCCGCGGCGGTGTCGATGACCGCCTCCTACAAGGTTTTCGGCCCGACCGCGGCGGCGCTGGCGCCGTTCCTGTCCGTCGGCCTGGCGCTGGTGCTGCCGCCGCTGATCGCCGCCGGGACCCGAGGCCGCTGGTACATCGCCCGGCTCAGCGAACTCCCCGCGGGCGCGGAGGAGTTGCCGTGCGCGGTGTGCGGCGGCGACTACGACGTGTCCGACCTGGCGACCTGCCCCTTCCACCGCGGCACGATCTGCTCGCTGTGCTGCTCGACCGAAGGCGCCTGCCACGACCGCTGCAAGCCGAACGCCTGGCGGCCGCCGGCCGGCGCCACGATGCTCGGCATGCCGGCGATGCCCGTCCTGGTCGCCCGCGGCGGCGACGATCCGGCCGCGGTGGGCGCGCACGCCGGCGGCCCGGCCGCCGTCGAGGAGGCGCAGGCGTGA
- a CDS encoding MFS transporter, with amino-acid sequence MRGGGTGRPDRGQRHGSLIAQTRNPPGGRDARTMLFALLLDRTGSGMWSAVSVLYFTFVTGLDARQVGLLLGVAGATGIAGSPLAGRLAGRFPLRPLLLGSHLLRMAAVVLLLVCGDFGTLLPVVAVICVADRAAKTWETLFATRAAGPERTRYRALSRVMMNAGYGVGAGVAALGLAVGTRGAYTALVLGNALSFLLAGTLVARTRESRRSYEAPAREQGAVVGPAPGTSPWRDPGYLLFVLLDTPLNIDDAILNVGLPLWLVNHTSAPHTVVPAFMIVNNILVVGCQMPVSARIDGPRRALGAVVAYGGALLACCVLVALSAGGGPVTASVLLLAAAVAVTAAEMMRAVSSWELSVSMAPARSQAAYLGVAGVSQGVARSAGPVVLTGAVMVAGPAGWLVLGTAVAGVSLAQRRCSARRLDTLLPPERPGPKQPPRPAGERRMPAETGVPAPGAADQRR; translated from the coding sequence ATGCGCGGCGGGGGAACCGGCCGGCCGGACCGGGGACAGCGGCACGGCAGCCTGATCGCCCAGACACGGAACCCGCCGGGCGGCCGCGACGCGCGGACGATGCTCTTCGCCCTGCTGCTGGACCGCACGGGCTCCGGCATGTGGTCCGCGGTCTCGGTGCTCTACTTCACCTTCGTGACCGGGCTCGACGCCCGGCAGGTCGGGCTGCTGCTGGGCGTGGCCGGCGCGACCGGCATCGCCGGGTCCCCGCTGGCCGGCCGGCTCGCCGGGCGGTTCCCGCTCCGCCCCCTGCTGCTCGGGTCCCACCTGCTGCGGATGGCGGCCGTCGTCCTGCTGCTGGTCTGCGGCGACTTCGGCACGCTGCTGCCCGTGGTCGCCGTCATCTGCGTCGCCGACCGCGCGGCGAAGACCTGGGAGACGCTCTTCGCCACCCGCGCCGCGGGGCCGGAGCGCACCCGGTACCGGGCCCTGTCGCGCGTCATGATGAACGCCGGCTACGGCGTGGGCGCGGGCGTCGCCGCCCTCGGACTCGCGGTGGGCACCCGCGGCGCGTACACCGCCCTGGTGCTCGGCAACGCGCTGTCCTTCCTGCTCGCCGGCACGCTGGTCGCGCGCACCCGCGAGTCGCGCCGATCGTACGAGGCACCGGCGCGGGAGCAGGGCGCCGTCGTCGGGCCGGCACCCGGCACGAGCCCGTGGCGCGACCCCGGCTACCTGCTGTTCGTCCTGCTCGACACGCCCCTGAACATCGACGACGCGATCCTCAACGTCGGCCTGCCGCTCTGGCTGGTGAACCACACCAGCGCGCCGCACACCGTGGTGCCCGCGTTCATGATCGTCAACAACATCCTGGTCGTCGGCTGCCAGATGCCGGTGTCCGCCCGGATCGACGGCCCGCGCCGCGCGCTGGGGGCGGTGGTGGCGTACGGCGGCGCCCTGCTCGCCTGCTGCGTCCTGGTGGCGCTGTCCGCCGGCGGGGGCCCGGTCACCGCCTCGGTGCTGCTGCTGGCCGCGGCGGTGGCGGTGACCGCCGCGGAGATGATGCGGGCGGTGAGTTCGTGGGAACTGTCGGTCTCCATGGCGCCGGCCCGGTCGCAGGCGGCCTACCTCGGGGTCGCCGGGGTCTCGCAGGGCGTGGCGCGGTCGGCCGGCCCGGTGGTGCTCACCGGCGCGGTGATGGTCGCCGGTCCGGCCGGCTGGCTGGTGCTGGGGACCGCGGTGGCCGGCGTGTCGCTGGCCCAACGCCGCTGCTCCGCACGCCGGCTGGACACCCTGCTCCCGCCGGAGCGCCCTGGCCCGAAACAGCCGCCGCGGCCGGCCGGCGAGCGGCGCATGCCGGCCGAGACCGGCGTTCCGGCCCCGGGCGCGGCCGATCAGCGCAGGTAG
- a CDS encoding L-threonylcarbamoyladenylate synthase, producing the protein MARYLDVHPENPQPRIISGVADSIRSGALVAYPTDSCYALGCRLGNRDGIDRIRSIRNLDDRHHFTLMCQNFAQLGQLVQIDNDVFRAIKAATPGSYTFILPATREVPRQLLHAKKKTVGVRIPDHVVTQALLAELGEPLVSSTLLLPDEGEPLTQGWEIKERLDHVVDAVVDSGDCGTEPTTVVDFSSGASEILRHGAGDPTRFE; encoded by the coding sequence ATGGCGCGATACCTCGACGTACATCCTGAGAATCCCCAGCCGCGCATCATCAGCGGAGTGGCCGACAGCATCCGGTCCGGCGCGCTCGTCGCCTACCCGACGGACTCCTGCTACGCCCTCGGCTGCCGGCTGGGCAACCGCGACGGGATCGACCGAATCCGGTCCATCCGCAACCTCGACGACCGGCACCACTTCACCCTGATGTGCCAGAACTTCGCGCAGCTCGGCCAGCTCGTGCAGATCGACAACGACGTGTTCCGGGCGATCAAGGCGGCGACCCCGGGCAGTTACACCTTCATCCTCCCGGCCACCCGCGAAGTGCCCCGGCAACTGCTGCACGCCAAGAAGAAGACCGTCGGCGTCCGCATCCCCGACCACGTCGTCACCCAGGCGCTCCTCGCCGAACTCGGCGAACCCCTCGTCTCCAGCACCCTCCTGCTGCCCGACGAGGGCGAGCCGCTGACCCAGGGCTGGGAGATCAAGGAACGGCTCGACCACGTCGTCGACGCCGTGGTCGACTCCGGCGACTGCGGCACCGAGCCCACCACCGTCGTGGACTTCTCCAGCGGCGCGAGCGAAATCCTCCGCCACGGCGCCGGCGACCCCACGCGCTTCGAGTAG